Proteins co-encoded in one Xanthomonas campestris pv. badrii genomic window:
- a CDS encoding YbaB/EbfC family nucleoid-associated protein has protein sequence MRGNIAQLMQQAQKMQENLQRAQEELAKLEVTGTAGGGMVSVTLTGAKECRKVRIDPSILSDQEMAEDLIAAAFNDASNKIDAESKDRMGSATAGMQLPPGMKLPF, from the coding sequence ATGCGTGGAAACATTGCCCAACTGATGCAGCAGGCGCAGAAGATGCAGGAAAACCTGCAGCGCGCCCAGGAAGAACTGGCCAAGCTGGAAGTCACCGGCACTGCCGGCGGCGGCATGGTCAGCGTGACACTGACCGGCGCCAAGGAATGCCGCAAGGTGCGCATCGACCCCAGCATCCTCTCCGACCAGGAAATGGCCGAAGACCTGATTGCCGCCGCCTTCAACGACGCCTCCAACAAGATCGATGCAGAATCCAAGGACCGCATGGGCTCGGCCACTGCCGGCATGCAGTTGCCGCCTGGCATGAAGCTGCCTTTCTGA
- the recR gene encoding recombination mediator RecR, translated as MSSLLEQLIEAFRVLPGVGQKSAQRMAYHVLEREREGGRRLAAALGNAVEKVGHCVQCRDFTESEICTICASSSRDRQQLCVVESPADRLAIEHATGYRGLYFILQGRLSPLDGIGPRELGLDRLGERLAAGEVTEMIIATNATVEGEATAHYLAQLARQHAVRPSRLAQGMPLGGELEYVDRGTLSHAFGTRSEVP; from the coding sequence ATGTCCTCACTGCTCGAACAACTGATCGAGGCCTTCCGGGTGTTGCCGGGCGTGGGCCAGAAATCTGCACAGCGCATGGCCTACCACGTGCTCGAGCGCGAGCGCGAGGGTGGGCGGCGTCTGGCCGCGGCCTTGGGCAATGCGGTGGAGAAGGTCGGGCATTGCGTGCAGTGCCGCGATTTCACCGAATCGGAAATCTGCACCATCTGCGCCAGCAGCAGCCGCGATCGGCAGCAGCTATGTGTGGTGGAGTCGCCGGCCGACCGCCTGGCGATCGAGCACGCCACCGGCTACCGCGGCCTGTACTTCATTCTGCAGGGACGGCTGTCGCCGCTGGACGGCATCGGCCCGCGCGAACTGGGGCTGGACCGGCTCGGCGAGCGTCTGGCCGCCGGCGAGGTCACCGAAATGATCATCGCCACCAATGCCACCGTGGAAGGCGAAGCCACCGCGCATTACCTGGCACAGCTGGCCCGCCAGCATGCGGTACGCCCGAGCCGGCTCGCCCAGGGCATGCCGCTGGGCGGCGAGCTGGAATACGTGGACCGCGGCACCCTGTCGCATGCCTTCGGCACCCGCAGTGAGGTGCCTTGA
- a CDS encoding histidine triad nucleotide-binding protein translates to MTDTIFGKIIRREIPATIVYEDDDVLGFEDIAPQAPVHVLFIPKQHAIPTLDDVPPEQALLVGKLALAAAAYAREQGLAQDGYRIVMNCREHAGQTVFHIHLHLLAGAPLGRFGTP, encoded by the coding sequence ATGACCGACACCATCTTCGGCAAGATCATTCGCCGCGAAATTCCCGCCACCATCGTGTATGAAGACGACGACGTGCTGGGCTTCGAAGACATCGCGCCGCAGGCGCCGGTGCATGTGCTGTTCATTCCCAAGCAACACGCCATTCCCACCCTGGACGATGTGCCGCCGGAGCAGGCGCTGCTGGTCGGCAAGCTGGCGCTCGCCGCCGCCGCGTACGCACGTGAGCAGGGCCTGGCGCAGGACGGCTACCGCATCGTGATGAATTGCCGCGAGCATGCCGGGCAGACGGTGTTCCATATCCATCTGCATCTGCTGGCCGGGGCGCCGTTGGGGCGATTTGGTACGCCTTGA
- a CDS encoding Slp family lipoprotein translates to MSTRFLIPIVAVLGLAACATAPKPLQGQFPTVRPNDSTASAQLGTSVRWGGKIIQTKPSQGQTCFELISRPLNASGRPDRNAVDASDGRFLACRAGFYDPAVFEPGREVTFIGKIEGYETTKIGEYDYKLPKVAADVVYLWPEVRDVEVIPAYPYGPWGDPWGPRWGGGWGWGRGWW, encoded by the coding sequence ATGAGTACCCGATTTCTGATTCCCATTGTCGCTGTGCTCGGGCTCGCAGCCTGCGCTACCGCGCCCAAGCCGCTGCAGGGCCAGTTCCCCACGGTCAGACCGAACGATTCCACTGCCAGCGCACAACTCGGCACCTCGGTGCGTTGGGGCGGCAAGATCATCCAGACCAAGCCCAGCCAGGGCCAGACCTGCTTCGAGTTGATTTCGCGTCCGCTCAACGCCAGCGGGCGTCCGGATCGCAATGCCGTCGATGCCAGCGATGGCCGCTTCCTGGCCTGCCGCGCAGGCTTCTACGACCCGGCAGTCTTCGAGCCCGGCCGCGAAGTCACCTTCATCGGCAAGATCGAGGGGTATGAAACCACCAAGATCGGCGAGTACGACTACAAGCTGCCCAAGGTGGCGGCCGACGTGGTCTACCTGTGGCCGGAAGTGCGCGACGTCGAGGTGATTCCGGCCTACCCGTACGGCCCGTGGGGCGACCCGTGGGGTCCGCGCTGGGGCGGCGGCTGGGGCTGGGGCCGCGGCTGGTGGTAA
- a CDS encoding transglutaminaseTgpA domain-containing protein → MTEPALPISQASRGWVLATSWLALAPLLLQLPGLLAATIAVAAVLVGAMSWRGSLLAPLRLLLVIAMLAAVYWQIGMRFGRDTGCAVLAAMLAIKASELRSLRDARSLLGFALFAPFAAFLLDQGPATMALALLAVLSALLSMQRLADEEHRTTTPTLRLQLRGIGKLVAIGVPLALATFWLLPRLSSPLWGVPERALSRPGLSDTMSPGEWIDLMADDSPALRVQFTGKAPPPPQRYWRGPVMWDFDGRSWQRARWTGRGQPASVTPGPQTYRYRMDYEPTDRRQLVSLDLPTQGVANADLSPDYELFAQRPLSALTRWELQSAPPARFDTDLPGQLRKRALALPPGFNPRTLILAGQWRAEAGGNDDAIVQRALQWITREFAYTLDTPLLGRNSVDEFLFQQKAGFCEHFSSAFVVLMRAAGIPARVVTGYAGGTYNSFGNYWVVRRMDAHAWTEVWLAGRGWVRVDPTAAVAPERIYDTLEDRLQSGGGNDFAQLGAWASLGQVSDWLRRGWNDLVLSFNADRQQRLLQPFGIERLDPTQLAAIFGVFAVGALAWMGWLLARGERERDPLLRAWHRLGRRYGKLGLAREPHEPAITWAQRVARTHPDTPLLALSQRFAAARYAGADSDSASLLKDLLQHRPRTGASS, encoded by the coding sequence ATGACTGAGCCGGCCCTTCCCATTTCACAGGCCAGCCGTGGCTGGGTGCTGGCCACCAGCTGGCTGGCGCTGGCGCCGCTGCTGCTGCAGTTGCCTGGCCTGCTCGCCGCCACCATTGCGGTGGCCGCGGTGTTGGTCGGGGCGATGAGCTGGCGCGGCAGCCTGCTGGCGCCGTTGCGGCTGTTGCTGGTGATCGCGATGCTGGCGGCGGTGTACTGGCAGATCGGCATGCGCTTCGGTCGCGATACCGGCTGCGCGGTGCTGGCCGCGATGCTGGCGATCAAGGCATCCGAACTGCGCAGTTTGCGCGACGCGCGCAGCCTGCTCGGCTTTGCGCTGTTCGCTCCATTCGCCGCATTCCTGCTCGACCAGGGGCCGGCGACGATGGCCCTGGCACTGCTGGCCGTGCTCAGCGCCCTGCTCAGCATGCAGCGGCTGGCCGACGAGGAGCACCGCACCACCACGCCTACCCTTCGCCTGCAGTTGCGCGGCATCGGCAAACTGGTGGCGATCGGAGTGCCGCTGGCACTGGCCACGTTCTGGCTGCTGCCGCGCCTGAGTTCGCCGCTGTGGGGCGTGCCCGAACGCGCACTGTCGCGGCCCGGCCTGTCGGACACCATGTCGCCGGGCGAATGGATCGACCTGATGGCCGACGACAGCCCGGCGCTGCGCGTGCAGTTCACCGGCAAGGCGCCGCCGCCGCCGCAGCGCTACTGGCGCGGTCCGGTGATGTGGGATTTCGACGGCCGCAGCTGGCAGCGCGCGCGCTGGACCGGTCGCGGCCAACCGGCATCGGTCACGCCCGGCCCGCAGACCTATCGCTATCGCATGGATTACGAGCCCACCGATCGTCGCCAGCTGGTCTCGCTGGACCTGCCGACCCAGGGCGTTGCCAATGCCGATCTCTCGCCCGACTACGAACTGTTTGCGCAGCGCCCCTTGAGTGCGCTGACCCGCTGGGAGCTGCAATCGGCACCGCCGGCACGGTTCGACACCGACCTGCCCGGGCAGCTGCGCAAACGCGCGCTCGCGCTGCCGCCCGGCTTCAATCCACGCACGCTCATCCTGGCCGGGCAATGGCGTGCCGAGGCTGGCGGCAACGACGATGCCATCGTGCAACGGGCGCTGCAGTGGATCACCCGCGAATTCGCCTACACGCTGGACACGCCGCTGCTGGGCCGCAACAGCGTCGACGAATTCCTGTTCCAGCAGAAGGCCGGATTCTGCGAGCACTTCAGCTCGGCGTTCGTGGTGCTGATGCGCGCCGCCGGCATCCCCGCGCGCGTGGTCACCGGGTATGCCGGCGGGACCTACAACAGCTTCGGCAATTATTGGGTGGTGCGGCGCATGGATGCGCATGCCTGGACCGAGGTGTGGCTGGCAGGCCGCGGCTGGGTGCGCGTGGACCCCACTGCCGCAGTGGCGCCCGAGCGCATCTACGACACGCTGGAGGATCGCCTGCAAAGCGGTGGCGGCAACGACTTCGCCCAGCTCGGCGCCTGGGCCAGCCTGGGCCAGGTCAGCGACTGGCTGCGCCGCGGCTGGAACGATCTGGTGCTGTCCTTCAACGCCGACCGCCAGCAACGGTTGCTGCAACCGTTCGGCATCGAGCGCCTGGATCCCACCCAGCTGGCCGCCATCTTCGGCGTGTTTGCCGTCGGTGCCCTGGCCTGGATGGGGTGGCTGCTGGCGCGTGGCGAACGCGAACGCGATCCGCTGTTGCGCGCCTGGCATCGGCTGGGCCGCCGTTACGGCAAGCTTGGCCTGGCGCGCGAACCGCACGAACCGGCCATCACCTGGGCACAACGCGTCGCCCGCACACACCCCGACACGCCACTGTTGGCACTCAGCCAGCGTTTCGCTGCCGCGCGATACGCTGGCGCTGATTCGGACAGCGCCTCACTTCTGAAAGACCTGCTGCAGCATCGCCCGCGAACCGGAGCTTCCTCATGA
- a CDS encoding DUF58 domain-containing protein produces MRASLRGIGRRLSLLARPRGAEALPIVLDRRRIYVLPTRFGLFVSALLLAMLLGALNYNNNPALLLALLLATAGIASSIMAHLQLSALRVEAVSAEPVVAGEPLRMRVSLARRDTRLRRGLRLDHLDSSGFCSLLDHDNAEVDLLVPTTRRGWQDIERIRLSSTQPLGLVRAWSWVWPETPLLAYPRPEDHGPTLPDGAGAPNQTRLHAQGEELHQLRPYRAGDAPRTISWKHSARRDTLLVREYEQPLGNEVTLDWRTLHALPYERRIARLARWINLAERDGRRYRLLLPGQPPLGPAQGPSHHHLCLRALALLPHD; encoded by the coding sequence GTGCGTGCGTCATTGCGCGGCATTGGCCGCCGACTCAGCCTGCTGGCCCGTCCGCGGGGCGCGGAAGCCTTGCCGATCGTGCTGGATCGGCGACGGATCTATGTGCTGCCGACCCGCTTCGGCCTGTTCGTCAGCGCCTTGTTGCTGGCGATGTTGCTGGGCGCGTTGAACTACAACAACAACCCGGCACTGCTGCTGGCACTGCTGCTGGCCACCGCCGGGATCGCCAGCAGCATCATGGCGCACCTGCAGTTGTCGGCGCTGCGCGTGGAGGCAGTCTCGGCCGAACCGGTGGTCGCCGGCGAACCGCTGCGCATGCGGGTCTCGCTGGCCCGCCGCGACACCCGCCTGCGGCGTGGCCTGCGCCTGGATCACCTGGACAGCAGCGGCTTCTGTTCGCTGCTCGATCACGACAACGCCGAAGTCGACCTGCTGGTGCCCACCACCCGGCGCGGCTGGCAGGACATCGAACGCATCCGCCTGTCCAGCACCCAGCCGCTGGGGCTGGTGCGTGCGTGGTCCTGGGTGTGGCCGGAAACCCCGCTGCTGGCCTACCCCCGGCCCGAGGATCACGGCCCCACCCTGCCGGATGGCGCCGGCGCGCCCAACCAGACCCGTCTGCACGCCCAGGGCGAGGAACTGCACCAACTGCGCCCGTACCGCGCCGGCGACGCACCGCGCACGATCTCCTGGAAGCATTCGGCCCGCCGCGACACCCTGCTGGTGCGCGAGTACGAACAGCCGCTCGGCAACGAAGTGACGCTCGACTGGCGCACGCTGCACGCACTGCCCTACGAACGCCGCATCGCGCGGCTGGCACGCTGGATCAACCTGGCCGAACGCGACGGGCGCCGCTATCGCCTGCTGCTGCCCGGCCAGCCGCCGCTGGGGCCTGCGCAAGGGCCCTCGCACCATCATCTGTGTCTGCGCGCCCTGGCACTGCTTCCCCATGACTGA
- a CDS encoding AAA family ATPase yields MSTPLRSTEMLTDALRQSLRRAQDQVNSLLLGKAQEVRLAFVALLSGGHLLIEDLPGLGKTTLAHAMASSLGLGFQRVQFTSDLLPADVLGVSVYDAASRQFQFHPGPVFTNVLLADEINRAPPRTQSSLLEAMAEQQVTLDGVTHALPEPFFVIATQNPVDLSGTFPLPDSQLDRFLLRLSLGYPSADAERALLSGTDRRELIAQATPQLSDTDVVALRAGVGQIHTSDALIAYVQALLLRSRQHAGVRVGLSPRAGIALLRAAKAYALLLGREHVLPEDVQALFVAVAGHRLVPETESSSGPALAKALLHSVPVD; encoded by the coding sequence ATGTCGACACCGCTGCGTTCCACGGAAATGCTAACCGATGCGCTGCGCCAATCGCTGCGGCGCGCGCAGGACCAGGTCAATTCGCTGCTGCTGGGCAAGGCGCAGGAAGTGCGGCTGGCGTTCGTGGCACTGCTGTCCGGGGGACATTTATTGATCGAGGACCTGCCCGGCCTGGGCAAGACCACCCTGGCCCACGCCATGGCCTCCAGCCTGGGGCTGGGTTTCCAGCGCGTGCAGTTCACCTCGGACCTGTTGCCGGCCGATGTGCTGGGCGTATCGGTCTACGATGCCGCCTCGCGCCAGTTTCAATTCCATCCCGGCCCGGTGTTCACCAACGTGCTGCTGGCCGATGAAATCAATCGCGCCCCGCCGCGCACGCAGAGCTCCTTGCTGGAAGCGATGGCCGAACAGCAGGTCACCCTCGACGGCGTCACGCACGCCTTGCCCGAGCCGTTCTTCGTCATCGCCACGCAGAACCCGGTGGACCTGTCGGGCACGTTTCCCCTGCCCGATTCGCAGCTGGACCGCTTCCTGCTGCGGCTGAGCCTGGGCTACCCCAGCGCCGATGCCGAACGCGCCCTGTTGTCGGGTACCGACCGGCGCGAATTGATCGCCCAGGCCACACCGCAGCTCAGCGATACCGACGTGGTGGCGCTGCGCGCCGGGGTCGGCCAGATCCACACCAGCGATGCGTTGATCGCCTATGTACAGGCGCTGCTGCTACGCAGCCGCCAGCATGCCGGGGTTCGGGTGGGGCTGTCTCCGCGCGCCGGCATCGCGCTGCTGCGCGCCGCCAAGGCTTACGCGCTGCTGCTGGGGCGCGAGCATGTACTGCCGGAAGACGTGCAGGCGCTGTTCGTGGCCGTGGCCGGGCACCGGCTGGTGCCGGAAACCGAATCCTCGTCCGGACCGGCGCTGGCCAAGGCGCTGCTGCACAGCGTGCCGGTGGACTGA
- a CDS encoding glycosyltransferase family 39 protein gives MQGDQRAHRTFVILWTLATAVKLLIAARLPLFVDEAFYWQEGQHLAAAYSDLPGMTAWLTRLGVELGGHHLLALRLPFLAIAALLPWLIAHIATRWFGSTLGWQAGSLTLLMPLSATLGILAVPDVPMALAAVLCMDAGARLLREVDATSALELAIGLVIGALSHYRFVGVIGVGCIALLCIPQGRAVLRDPRIWMALTVGAVSWLPLLFWNTDHDEAGLRFQLVDRHPWRFQISGLWFLLIQAVAVTPLLAWAMLKVGLAGTRTGGGSRAQWRYFGLLGGISTVAIFVVGFFSDAERISFHWPLPGYLALLVPVPMILMRWPHPLRRAAWLLALLGMLGAYGYYLAVSVPSIRAQAAGEKYYPRNFAGWNDLARAVKRQLAQMPPGTRVLAENFKVGAELGFQLRNAQIQVLHAELNDKHGRSAQLQQWGLLSDGTREGPRLLVLSPSDQRYRDLLARYHAICDMVGPLPPPTVVSTDHGYQRFLLFALPAQRAPGPCVAPAMAWIDTPLPDANVAGRVQVRGWAFKDGIGLADVELLLDGRPVANAEYGSALDVRPYWKISTDPQHPNVGFSATLDTQALPPGTHWLGLRLHGRDGSVEDWWEQPVTVSAP, from the coding sequence ATGCAGGGGGACCAACGCGCACATCGCACCTTCGTGATCCTGTGGACACTGGCCACTGCCGTCAAGCTGTTGATCGCTGCACGGTTGCCGTTGTTCGTGGACGAGGCGTTCTACTGGCAGGAAGGCCAGCATCTGGCCGCGGCGTATTCGGATCTGCCGGGCATGACCGCCTGGCTGACGCGGCTCGGTGTCGAGCTCGGTGGACATCATCTGCTGGCGTTGCGGCTGCCGTTTCTGGCCATCGCCGCGTTGCTGCCGTGGTTGATCGCGCACATCGCCACGCGCTGGTTCGGCTCCACCCTCGGGTGGCAGGCGGGCAGCCTGACCCTGCTGATGCCGCTGTCGGCCACGCTGGGCATCCTGGCGGTGCCGGACGTGCCGATGGCCCTGGCCGCGGTGCTGTGCATGGATGCCGGCGCACGCCTGTTGCGCGAGGTCGATGCCACCAGTGCGCTGGAGCTCGCCATCGGCCTGGTCATCGGTGCGCTCAGCCACTACCGCTTCGTCGGCGTGATCGGGGTGGGCTGCATTGCGCTGCTGTGCATCCCGCAGGGGCGCGCGGTGCTGCGCGACCCGCGCATCTGGATGGCGCTGACGGTGGGCGCAGTGAGCTGGCTGCCGCTGTTGTTCTGGAACACCGACCATGACGAGGCCGGGCTGCGCTTCCAGCTGGTCGACCGGCATCCGTGGCGGTTCCAGATCAGCGGTCTGTGGTTCCTGCTGATCCAGGCGGTGGCCGTGACGCCGCTATTGGCGTGGGCGATGCTCAAGGTGGGCCTGGCCGGCACCCGCACCGGCGGTGGGTCACGCGCGCAATGGCGCTACTTCGGCCTGCTGGGCGGCATCTCCACCGTGGCGATCTTCGTGGTCGGCTTCTTCAGCGATGCCGAACGCATCAGCTTCCATTGGCCGCTGCCTGGCTATCTCGCGCTGCTGGTGCCGGTGCCGATGATCCTGATGCGCTGGCCGCATCCGCTGCGACGTGCCGCCTGGCTGCTTGCGCTGCTCGGCATGCTCGGCGCGTATGGGTACTACCTGGCGGTGTCGGTACCCTCCATTCGCGCGCAGGCGGCGGGCGAAAAATACTACCCACGCAATTTTGCCGGCTGGAACGATCTGGCGCGTGCGGTCAAGCGCCAGCTGGCGCAGATGCCGCCGGGCACGCGCGTGCTGGCGGAGAATTTCAAGGTCGGCGCCGAGCTCGGTTTCCAGTTGCGCAATGCGCAGATTCAGGTGCTGCATGCCGAGTTGAACGACAAGCACGGGCGCAGCGCGCAGCTGCAGCAGTGGGGCCTGCTCAGCGACGGCACGCGTGAGGGACCGCGATTGCTGGTGCTGTCGCCCAGCGATCAGCGCTACCGCGATCTGCTCGCGCGCTATCACGCCATCTGCGACATGGTCGGGCCGTTGCCGCCGCCGACCGTGGTCTCCACCGATCATGGCTACCAACGCTTCCTGTTGTTCGCATTGCCGGCCCAGCGCGCACCCGGGCCATGCGTGGCCCCGGCGATGGCGTGGATCGATACGCCGCTGCCGGATGCGAACGTCGCTGGCCGGGTGCAGGTGCGCGGCTGGGCCTTCAAGGATGGCATCGGGCTGGCGGATGTGGAGCTGCTGCTCGACGGCCGCCCGGTGGCGAACGCCGAGTATGGCAGTGCGCTGGACGTGCGCCCGTACTGGAAAATCTCCACCGACCCGCAGCATCCGAATGTCGGCTTTTCCGCCACGCTCGACACGCAGGCGTTGCCGCCCGGCACGCATTGGTTGGGACTGCGCCTGCACGGCCGCGACGGCAGCGTCGAGGACTGGTGGGAACAACCCGTCACCGTTTCCGCACCCTAG
- a CDS encoding glycosyltransferase family 2 protein, protein MTDNLFPHPALASGIRIAVLVPCHNEAATVAEVVGAFAAALPGAVVYVLDNNSSDATAAIAADAGAQVCRVALQGKGNVVRRGFADVEADIYVLVDGDATYDAAAAPVLVRKLVDERLDMVVGARRDQQQAAYRPGHRVGNVLLTRCVGLLFGRSFDDMLSGYRVFSRRYVKSFAAHAQGFETETELAVHALQLRMPVAEVETAYGVRPEGSQSKLNTWRDGWRILTTIAKLFKAERPLLFFSIGFVLSAALSIVLAIPLLETYLQTGLVPRFPTAILCVALMLLGFLLLACGLILDTVTRGRVEAKHLAYLAEPGVGSLQAMSHARDAH, encoded by the coding sequence ATGACCGATAACCTCTTTCCCCATCCCGCGCTTGCGTCCGGGATTCGCATCGCCGTGCTGGTGCCCTGCCACAACGAGGCGGCGACCGTGGCCGAGGTGGTCGGCGCTTTCGCCGCGGCCCTGCCGGGCGCTGTCGTGTACGTGCTGGACAACAATTCCAGCGACGCGACTGCCGCGATTGCGGCCGACGCCGGCGCACAGGTATGCCGCGTCGCGCTGCAGGGCAAGGGCAATGTGGTGCGGCGTGGATTTGCCGATGTGGAAGCCGACATCTATGTGCTGGTCGATGGCGATGCCACCTACGATGCCGCTGCTGCACCTGTGCTGGTGCGCAAGCTGGTCGACGAACGGCTGGACATGGTGGTCGGCGCGCGACGCGATCAGCAGCAGGCCGCTTATCGGCCCGGTCATCGCGTCGGCAACGTATTGCTGACGCGTTGCGTGGGGCTGCTGTTCGGTCGCAGTTTCGACGACATGCTGTCCGGCTATCGCGTGTTCTCGCGGCGCTACGTCAAGTCCTTCGCTGCGCATGCGCAGGGGTTCGAAACCGAAACCGAACTGGCCGTGCACGCATTGCAGTTGCGCATGCCGGTTGCCGAGGTCGAAACCGCCTACGGCGTGCGCCCGGAAGGCTCGCAAAGCAAGTTGAATACCTGGCGCGATGGCTGGCGCATCCTCACCACCATCGCCAAGTTGTTCAAGGCCGAGCGGCCGTTGCTGTTCTTCTCGATCGGCTTCGTGCTCAGTGCTGCGTTGTCGATCGTGCTGGCGATCCCCTTGCTGGAAACCTACCTGCAGACCGGCCTGGTGCCGCGCTTTCCCACGGCGATCCTGTGCGTGGCATTGATGTTGCTGGGCTTCCTGCTGCTGGCCTGCGGCTTGATCCTGGACACGGTCACGCGCGGGCGTGTGGAAGCCAAGCATCTGGCCTACCTCGCCGAACCGGGCGTGGGGAGTCTGCAGGCGATGTCGCATGCAAGGGATGCGCATTGA
- a CDS encoding glycosyltransferase 87 family protein, with product MAAATGSATIARRARLLHWADRRFGFHSPRHVVAAVCAVVLLGALLSLGLGQDANWDLRNYHLYIGDAWVNQRLGVDLAPAQMQSYFSPLLDALHAGLMLRLPGPLAGALLGALHALVFIPVAAVAWRVLSTHPRRAQWAPLLALAGMCSAVFLSELGSTMGDTASAIPVLGAVATMLWAQARARNGAGVGRLWVMAGALIGLAVSLKLTNALYALALAPAMLCDGGRGRSRVIALGIVSGTALLVVALVVGPWYWQVWQHLGNPLFPQFNGIFQSPLAAPVSIADVRWLPRNLGEQLIWPLLFTLKPQRIGDLGLVQAGWAVLYAVVVIALGRSVLRRPVRAGELDRSGVVLLVFFGVAYVLWQAIFSIHRYLVVLELLAPLVLWIVCRRAFATRPERKAAWLIGLCALVAVVGWKDWGHESWARDSFRVEQPELGDSAAATVLLVGDEPQSWRVPLLPQQARYIGVATNISETDPYRQRVRALIAERARLYAMLGAARDKQQLRVDRMNHLAQQLGWDVQPQCTRLRWLIARGLRAGLAEVQPGRCLLTVPKGKALDTAAADRAVREAAQQRLAAYGLTLDPARCRTLSSQVGQADYPYQFCELARP from the coding sequence ATGGCAGCCGCGACCGGCTCCGCGACCATTGCCCGCCGAGCGCGCCTGTTGCACTGGGCGGACCGGCGGTTCGGCTTTCATTCGCCGCGGCATGTCGTCGCGGCGGTCTGTGCTGTGGTGCTACTCGGCGCGCTGCTGTCGCTCGGCCTCGGCCAGGATGCCAACTGGGATCTGCGCAATTACCACCTCTACATCGGAGATGCGTGGGTCAATCAGCGCCTGGGCGTGGATCTGGCGCCTGCGCAGATGCAGAGCTACTTCAGCCCGCTGCTGGATGCGCTGCATGCCGGATTGATGCTACGTCTGCCGGGGCCGCTGGCGGGGGCCTTGCTGGGCGCCTTGCACGCGTTGGTCTTCATTCCGGTGGCGGCGGTGGCGTGGCGGGTGCTGTCGACCCATCCCCGGCGCGCGCAGTGGGCGCCGCTGCTCGCGCTGGCCGGCATGTGCAGTGCGGTGTTCCTGTCCGAACTGGGCAGCACCATGGGCGATACCGCCAGTGCGATACCGGTGCTGGGGGCCGTGGCCACCATGCTGTGGGCACAGGCCAGGGCGCGCAACGGTGCGGGCGTTGGGCGGTTATGGGTCATGGCCGGCGCGCTGATCGGGCTGGCGGTGTCGCTCAAGCTCACCAACGCACTGTACGCGCTGGCCTTGGCACCGGCGATGCTCTGCGATGGCGGGCGCGGGCGCTCGCGCGTGATTGCGCTCGGCATTGTCTCGGGCACGGCGTTGCTGGTGGTGGCGCTGGTGGTTGGTCCCTGGTACTGGCAGGTGTGGCAGCACCTGGGCAACCCGTTGTTTCCGCAATTCAACGGCATCTTCCAATCGCCACTGGCGGCGCCGGTGTCGATTGCCGATGTGCGCTGGCTGCCACGCAACCTCGGCGAACAGCTGATCTGGCCGCTGCTGTTTACGCTCAAGCCACAGCGGATCGGCGATCTCGGTCTGGTGCAGGCAGGTTGGGCGGTGTTGTATGCGGTAGTCGTGATCGCGCTGGGGCGCAGCGTGCTGCGGCGTCCGGTGCGGGCGGGTGAGCTCGATCGCTCCGGTGTCGTGCTGCTGGTCTTCTTCGGCGTTGCCTACGTGCTGTGGCAGGCGATCTTCAGCATTCATCGCTACCTGGTGGTGCTGGAGCTGCTGGCACCGCTGGTGCTGTGGATCGTGTGCCGACGCGCCTTTGCAACTCGGCCTGAGCGCAAGGCGGCCTGGTTGATCGGTCTGTGCGCGCTGGTGGCGGTGGTGGGATGGAAGGATTGGGGGCACGAGTCCTGGGCGCGCGACAGTTTTCGGGTCGAGCAGCCGGAACTTGGCGATTCGGCTGCCGCGACCGTGTTGCTGGTCGGCGACGAGCCGCAGTCCTGGCGCGTGCCGCTGCTGCCGCAACAGGCGCGCTACATCGGGGTGGCCACCAACATCTCCGAAACAGATCCGTATCGCCAGCGCGTGCGTGCGTTGATCGCCGAGCGGGCGCGGCTCTATGCGATGTTGGGTGCGGCGCGCGACAAGCAGCAGTTGCGTGTCGATCGAATGAACCACCTGGCACAACAGCTGGGCTGGGATGTCCAGCCGCAGTGCACGCGGCTGCGCTGGCTGATCGCGCGCGGGCTGCGTGCCGGGCTGGCGGAGGTACAGCCAGGACGCTGTCTGCTCACGGTGCCCAAGGGCAAGGCGCTGGATACCGCCGCTGCGGACCGCGCGGTGCGCGAGGCTGCGCAGCAGCGTCTTGCTGCGTATGGGTTGACGTTGGATCCGGCGCGCTGCCGCACCTTGTCCTCGCAGGTCGGGCAGGCCGACTATCCCTATCAGTTCTGCGAACTGGCGCGTCCGTAG